The DNA window AGCTAGCGATTCCTCCGGGAACGCTCCTGAAAGCCTGCTCTCTCAGCGTTTGCGTGGCTTGGGCGTTAAGCCTTCGCAGACAACTGAGCCAGCTGAGTGatataaatacatgtattatTATGTTACACATATGTTTATGAGCGTCATTTTCACATCCCGTTTCTCGCAGTCCTCTTTTCGATTCTCTTGTCGTCTTTGACTCGTTGCCCTTACATACCCGCCTCTCGTTCTAGCGCTTTGGATATTGGAAACATAGAACACGGAGGCTgtattttaattcttttcAATCACAATTCCTTCTACCTCTCTTTAGCATAATTGAGAAAATTTGGAGCACTGtcttcgtttttttttttactctttttttttttcaataaTTGACTGTATTCAAGCTAGGTAAACATTTTAAAAGTTTGCACACACCTGCAATGTTGTGCGTCTAACCTATAAGACAAAATGGTGCGCTTGCCATTTGATGCACAAGATTACAAGTTTGTGAAGTTTGCagctgggaaaaaaaaaaaaaaaaaaaaaaaaaaaaaaaaaaaaaaaaaaaaaaaagagaaaattcATGCAATATATTTAGCATAGTGAAGGGTAGTTGGGTGTAGATGGATTATACCAAATATTTAACCTTCAATAAAACATCTcactctcatcttcatttctcAACACAAGTTATCTTCAAACAAACCGTCAACCTTCGTCTCAAGCAGCCACATATTTCTCCTTGTTCAACCTTGATAATGCAGTAAAATTGAGATGATGTAATGAAACAAGAAACTCCTCATGTCCCAAACCAGAAAAAGGGTTTCCAATTCTTTTAATCCTCCCACACAGCCATCTTCGCCTTGTCCTCCtccgccctcctcctctcctcctccgccttggcctcctccctcctcttcttctcctgctccCTCACAGACCGCTGATAGGCCCTCTGCTCTTCCGTCTGCCGGGGCGCCTTGATGCCCAGGCCTGCCGCAATCAGCCGCCTGGCCACGGCGTCCGTCTTCTCGGGCCTCCGTGCCGGggtgccgctgccgctgcctgtAGCGGATGCcgatgccgtcgtcgccattgggctctggctctggctctggctctggctggctAAAGAGGCCCATTCGTGGGGGGGATTCGTAGCCCAGCGGCGAGGCGGGCGTTGGTGGAGGGACGGCGGGAGTGGCTagtgatgatggtgttgaggttCCTGCtgcgtcggcgtcggcgtctttgctttggccttgttcttCGACTTGTTCTGCTTCCGCTGCTTCGTCGTCGGatacatcttcatcttcccaTGAGTCGGCGACGGGCTCTTTGGACTTTTTAGACGGCGCTGCTTGTTTTGCGGAGCTTATGCTGAGTTTTGAAATGGTGGAGGCGATGtcgtcttttcctttttgtgGTAGTGATGCCATggtgagctgagctgagctgagctgaaggCAGTATGTAGCGGTTTGAGTTCAATGTATTGAAATGTAGAATCGAGGTGCTTATCCCCGTCAGGTAGGATCTCGTACAGTGCCTTTTATAGATCTTCCTGGTAGTTGGTTTGGGgttttttatgttttttgttttgtttattttgcTCACCACAGTATGAGTGCAATTTACAGAATAAATGTTTGGAATGACAAAGTTCGAAGCTATGAAGCTGAAGCTACACACAAGCTTCAACTTTAGCCAGAGATGGGGTGCATGTCCACAGCTACTGATGTCACGTGCCCCACTTCGTTCAGCCAACCTCATTGCTGCGAAGGGGAACTTGTGCTGCTCAAAGTTCGATACgttggtacatgtatttgaACTCAGCTGGGGTTCAATCTGCTTGGCTGTAAGTAGTAGTTATTTAGAGGGAACAAGTTGGATTCTATCAATGCTCACTTGTTCGTATTGGCCACTTTCAGTCATTGTGCAGACAGCTGTTGAAACttgtgtacatgtaggtatgtacatgtactctctCTTTGCGAGCAATTATATGCCATAGATGTAGACTCTATTTAGATCCCATAAACTACGCCTCATATAGTAGCAGCGTATAGCTACTCGGCTCAGCCAATGCTGGCAAAGGGATATCCCATCGAATGAGTCCTTGCCCTTTAAAACAGAGCATAATGTTGTCTGGTGTTGTGGGCTTCCATCCAGCCATCAGCCATCAAATATCCAGTCAGCATAGAATCCAGAATCTCTAGCATTCCAAGAGTCACTGCTTCTCGACTCACAAAAGCAAAGCTCAAGTCGTCATATTGCACCAAGCAACATCTCataccccccccccccccccccccccccccctcctcaCTCAACAATCGGCAGCGGTATCCCATCCCTCACAAGAACaatctcatcctcctcttcgccgGCCCCCCTCCTCAGCGCAACATCAATCCCCTCCAGCCCTTCCTCATCCGCCCGGTGATTCCACTGCATCTGCTTCACAACCCCCCCGTCCCCCGTACAGCAGACATACGCCATCGCCGACCGGCTCCTCCCAAGGGCATCTCTCACGCCCTTCGTCGTCCGCTTCTCCGTCACCAACAGCCCCAGCACCCGCGATCCTCGCCACCCGGGCGGCGCGCCCACAAACGACCCCTCCAGCTCCCGGACGAAATGCGGCCCTACCCCGGATCCCGACCCCGCCTTGCATTGCACCAGGACCTTGAGGGATTTCGCCGTCGACGGGATGGTCCAGTCGCCGAGCAGGTCGATGCCAAAGTCGGATGCGCCCCCGACTCGCCTGAGGGAGAAGCCGTAGCGGGCGAGACGCTCGGCCACGAGGTACTCGTAGCGGGTTCCGGTGAATGTGGGGGATGTTTCGTCGAGGCCGGTGCGTTTTGCGTGGGCGAGGAATGAGGCGAGGTCCGAGTGCTGTGCTGTCTCGAGCGTCTTTGATTTggatgttggtgttggtgtaGTTGTAGTTGACTTGCGGCTTGCACTTGCAAAGCCGCGGGTCAATGTGTTGCTGCGTATGATGCCGAGTCTGATGTTCCAATACCGCATCGTTTAGATGAATGATAGAGATACTTGAGAATTACACATTAATCAGTTTGTACTGTCATCTCAACTCAGTTCAAGTTGCCGCTGTCCatggtgatgtgatgtgcaAGATCAAATTCTATTCATTAAGCGGGGCACCTCCGACTAATACCGCTTACTGAGATACGACCGGAATACTTTGACCATGACTTcaaatgaagatgaagagtgtCAAAGCTGCCGATGGAGACGATATAGTGCTCTTATCGCAATATACTTGTCTCAAGCATCAATAATGATCCAGACTGTTTCATGAGAATATGCATAGTGCCATCATCCCAACAAACACAACCAAACATCACAACGCCAAGTCTTCAGTGCCCTACAACATTTCAAATTcgacacaaaaaaaatattttaatatattatcAACATCCACATAATTACATACAAACTCAACATCGCATACATCCTCACATCTCCTTCACTCatatcctcttcctctttcttcattACAACCAAATCCTCTCTCCTCCGCACACATGCATCAAACCGCcgttttcttcctctctcccctccccccaaCAACTGCCAAAAAGGGTATTATTTGCTTGTTAGTGACTCATACAGTTTCATGTCCATCTATTCCCATTTtcagttaaaaaaaaaaacacctcATCTTCTAAGAAAAATCCCAGCATGCCCTCATAAAATTcataaagtaaataaaacgaaagaacaagaaaacaaaacatctctatatagctttttttttttgttgcacTTTATCCAAGcgataaaaaagaaaacacagcaaaagaaaaaaggctcTTCAAATAGGGTCGCCTTCTCCAGGCATGTTCGTCAAATACAACTTGCTCGTAATCTTGGGAGTTGGTTGAGGCGGCGCCTTGtctcgctgctggcgctccCTAGATCGGCTCGTCAGACGTAGATAGCTTGGCTGCGGGACGTCTTGCCTTTGATCTCGCAAGGTGCTGTCCAGCGAAAACGACGACGACCCGTCATCCATGCTTCCCAGGTCGATTCTATCATCGTCTGCGTCTGAGAAGCCACTCACCACCAGTTCGTCATCCGAGGCAAAGTCTTGCGGATAATAGGAAACAGGCGCGGAAGGCGAAGTGATTGATCGAGCGTGAAGACCGGCGCGAGGGGCCAGGCTGCTACCCATGGTAAACGCTCCTGGGTTCATCGTGTTGGAAGCATTGACCCTAGAAAAGACTATGGGTCGTTCAACGAATCCGTTTTGAAAGGATGTGTTGTTGGATGCTTCGTGCAGAATTGGTAGGATCTGTTCGTCGTATAGCTCTGTCCCCGTTTCATATGACTCGGGCGTAAACTCAGTAATTGTAAGAGATGAccgtccatcatcatctgtaTGAGGACTCGGCGGCTCGTCGAAGAAGTCATCGAGGCTATCCAGTTTCGTAACTAGATCGCCTGGGTGAACCTCGACACGAGCCTCGTCTGACAGCATGGTCTCTGACCGCTCCAGAGAGTCGAAATATCCATACGGGAAATCTTCCGAGTGGAATTCAACATCTGCGGTAGGTGTAGCCTCTGTCGATGAACCTTCAGTGCTTTGACACATGTAAAAGGCAGCGTGTATGTTGGCCCTCGTGGCCTCTGTCTTCCGAGCGGGGATAGGGATAGCCCACCCAGACAACTCTGGAATGCCAAAGAGGCTTTGGGCACGCTCATACTCTTTTCGCACAGCCTTTGATGTTAAGCGAGCCATGCTCATCCTCAGATGCTGTTTGTCCATGTGGCTTCCCGACATGGTCATAATGTTGTCAAGCACCTCAAGCGCTCCCATGCAAAACTCAGACTGCAAGAGGCGCAGGAGCGGAGATATGAGGTCAGAGCCATGAACTGCGATTTCTGGGTTGCGCATATCAATGTCCGGGATAACAACGCAGAGAATACGCATTGTCTGAACCTTGACCCAGGAGAGAGAGTTGGTCAGTAAGCCCATCAAAAACGTCATCATCCTAAACTCCATGTGCGGCAGGTAAAATTCGCGAAGTGCCACGAAAAGCTGGCTCATGAAGTCGTCTGAGCTTTGGAAACGGTCGGATATCAAATCATCCAGCACGAGACCAATTCCCTCGAGACCTTGCCGATCAGACTCGGAGAGAAGTATCTTGGCCGTATTTATTGCCTCTGGAGATAGACCACCTCGTTCCAATTCATCCAGGAAACGTGGGAAATTGGCCAgcagagcaaagaagagcCGGTTGTCGTCTCCAATGAGGCCGTCTCCAGGGAGCTTGACTAGCTCATCCATGATATCAAGCGTCGGCTGCCAACATAGAGAGGATCTTAGGCCTTTATGGAGCAAAGGTTGAAGCCCCTCGAATGGGCCTTCCCATTTACTTGGTTGGCCATCCGCAATCAACCTTCTCACATTTGCGGCTCTAAAGTCGACCTTGCCGATGAATTCGTGTAGCATTTCCAATGCCTCAAGAAATTCGCGCTCATTAATTGATTCCAAGCAGGCACATGTTGTCCAAAACAACTGGGGAAAGGTAATGAGCTTTTCAGAATCCAGCTTGACAATGAGCGTCTTGAGAGTTGTCAAGATCTCCATGGAGAATGCTTGAATTTCAGCGTCTTCGTCTGCAATTGTATTCGAAAGACGAGCAAGCATATCGCCAAGCATATACTGATCCAAAGATGTGAGAACGCATCGGAATATCTGAAATGAGCGGCATGCCAAGTGTCTAACTGGGCACGAGGTAGCCCATGTCAAGGATAATCTGCCCCATTGTTCTTTGATTCCCGGGAAAGCGACCTCAAAAGTCTTCACAACCTCGTTGGTAAGATATTCCATACTTTGAGGGACTTTGTTCTCGTGGTCATAGACTTTTCCATTGCTATCTTCGTAGCTCCACACGACAGAGCGGTCATGCTGACGAACCAAATCTATCAGTTCCTCAATGGATTCCTTCCGGTCCAGATCCGTTTGATCATCAATGCGTGACATCACCAGCTCATGAATGAGATGCACCAACATCTCACGAGCTTGTTCTTGAACCAACGGAGTGTAGTGGTCCCACAGTGCGGTAACAGTATGCAGCAACAGGGGGACGCACTCTGGGCTCAGCTGCACTGGAGACACCATAAGGTCTACGAGCAAGATCAGCGACAGTTGTCCGAGAGAGAATCCAGCTTGCTGGGTGCCCACAGGCAAGGCCTCTGCCAGGTCGGCGCAGTATGGTAGACTGCTAGTATCCGGCGGTGGCTGAGgcagctctctcttctcgatGGGAACCATGGCTTTAGGGTTGATCTGCGTAAGCAGGAATTCAACGACTCTATTACCAGGTGCACTGTTTGATGtcgagaggaagacgacgatttGCTTTGCGTACTCGACGAAATTCTGTTCGCGTCGCTCTAGGCAGAGCTGCATGATGAAATCGAGTACCATACTTACGTTTCCTAGATGCGGTCCGGTAGCAAGGGCTTGCCAGAGGGCCTGAACCTCGTTATGCAGCGCCCCGCCGGATTTGATTGTGATTTCCAGCAAATTCGCCAGGAGAACGTAGGACTGCGCCGTGGGACCTCCGTTAGGGTCCAGCGTCAGTTCAATCGCCTGTATCCAGGGcaaaacaatggcaacaacaTTTCGTTGTGCTGCCGGCTGAAGGTCCTTGAAATACAGAGTGAACTCGGAAATGACGTGGAAGGCAAGCTCAGTATACTGGTTAGCAAGCCTCTTGGAGATCTCAAATTGAGCCAGCTTGTACACAGCTTGAGTCTTGTCCGAGACACTAATGTCAAAATCTTGAATCTTCGAGTTTCTTTGCTGGCGGACCTCCAACACTCGCAATACAGTTGAAGATTTCGACCTGACTTCACTCTGATCATCCCCAAGCATAAAGAGGCACAGGGCGAGGAGTTTCCAAAAGGGGCAAGGGTAGTCTGGGTGCTCTTGTAGCACGTCAACAGTGACCAAGAAATAACTTTCAAGGACTTTGGAAATGTCAGCCAGATAACAGCGTGCGATACAATGCTCTAGCAGATACGGATACTCCTTGTTGTGAACCACTAGGTTTTTCAGGGCCCTCCTGCCGATGACGTTCATCTTGTCGCTGCCCGAGTTGAAAATGGCCTCGATCCACGAAAGCATTCGGCGTATGTCAAACTGCAGCGTGACACCGCTCTCTGTCGTGATATTGATTGATCCGCCACACAACGACGCCATTGCGCTCAAGGCGGCGGTTCTCAGGTTACGTTTTTCAATTTCCATTGCCGCGGTAGCAGTGCCTCGTTCACCCAAGGATTGCTGGTTCATCAGATTCTGCCGCATATTGTCTTCCCTAGCCCGAATTTCATTCTGATTTGGCGAGAATCCGCACCAATCTTCCATCAGAGAAAAGGCCGACTTTCGAGATTCAAATGTCATCCACCGAGAGGGATCTTGTGTCCGATTGATTCCTTCAAACAGCGATTCCATGAGCCCACAGTAATACCTTCGTAGCTTTTGGAACTCCCAGTCCATCTGCACCTCGCCATCCATCAGAAACAGTTTCAGGTCTTTAGCGTACGCAGTCAAAGTACTAAGAAAGTATTCGGACTGGTAAACGATCGGATCTTTGAGGAAATGCGACGTCAATTTGAAAACATGGGTGATTTCTGTTCTGAGCAGATCCATCTTGCGATTTCTGCGCGGACTGCTGTTTGCTCGCTGGTGGATTCTCGCACGAGCTTCATCATTGCAGCGGGATACTTGGCCCTGGAGTTCTTCTAGCAGAGTCTGGTATATATGAATGTTGATTGATCCCATAGCAACGACTACAGCGTCTCGGACAGATGCCGATGTAGCAGATAAGAGCGGGATCAAGTATTTGAACAGAGTCCTTGCCGTGACAGCTTTCTCTGCCGATGCAGGCTTGGAGGACTTGCGAGTGTGCTGAATAGAATCCAAAGGAACGCTCTGTGGCGCGCTACCTGGGTCTGCTAGGGTGGTGCATGCAAAAATCAGATACAGCTTCCACTGCTCTACTATCGATTCTGGCTGAGCAGTAGGAGATCGGGGAATGGGGCGATTATTGTGAATCCCTTCTCCCGTGTGGAAAGGGCCTCGTGTAGGTTCGGACAAGAACACAATAGGCTTGTACATCTGAAGGACGCGGTTGCAGATCAGATCTCGGCATATGGTAACTGCAAATGGGCACTTCT is part of the Trichoderma atroviride chromosome 1, complete sequence genome and encodes:
- a CDS encoding uncharacterized protein (EggNog:ENOG41) yields the protein MASLPQKGKDDIASTISKLSISSAKQAAPSKKSKEPVADSWEDEDVSDDEAAEAEQVEEQGQSKDADADAAGTSTPSSLATPAVPPPTPASPLGYESPPRMGLFSQPEPEPEPEPNGDDGIGIRYRQRQRHPGTEAREDGRRGQAADCGRPGHQGAPADGRAEGLSAVCEGAGEEEEGGGQGGGGEEEGGGGQGEDGCKEL
- a CDS encoding uncharacterized protein (EggNog:ENOG41~BUSCO:EOG092D4CBH) — translated: MRYWNIRLGIIRSNTLTRGFASASRKSTTTTPTPTSKSKTLETAQHSDLASFLAHAKRTGLDETSPTFTGTRYEYLVAERLARYGFSLRRVGGASDFGIDLLGDWTIPSTAKSLKVLVQCKAGSGSGVGPHFVRELEGSFVGAPPGWRGSRVLGLLVTEKRTTKGVRDALGRSRSAMAYVCCTGDGGVVKQMQWNHRADEEGLEGIDVALRRGAGEEEDEIVLVRDGIPLPIVE
- a CDS encoding uncharacterized protein (EggNog:ENOG41~BUSCO:EOG092D01QP); amino-acid sequence: MVPSQSAPDNPQESAKFPSRSSARLDEEPEWDQTVRPPAFDPASLRHPSQNLAEPSSEKTTPLPLPLASPRTLGPLSRSNTGGVVEPPLNSAKSTYGHHRQTSIVHGYQHSRNGSGASSSSNPLSPQMIAAAGLGLERMDIQAAIARLEGDAGPPRATTAAILAGQATSPGDGTYTMKRSPSSNGVTPPGSAPSRRAERMHSKSRRDHPSRSSRQHRDEQKTVGEYALHVLFTSFIAQAEEKLNECITTPFDPEPQIDKICGPGVDPAFDQLIVALGHIASPKPKNLIDSMMLWRKSKSDAANEARAQLQQLRVAHPIPPLLRRNTEPVPVGPIVSNGSDSGLSGGGMLASKQEYVAQQERRSTVSIYILCRVLLEVICQSSLASITPEVEDKLESIIFGQLKIADSEQLLASPLKMANWNLFTLLLGHMSDINFAGVTKRFIEDLDSALTERVTKSPTSLTSRDTNDGKMDLVLGGMKHLRIKISPEDAWEQSCDFLVSLGRLFNRSHGPRVKTAFCQIIDLLLLGIASKASNSHLMHPKWMEVVAAIGPRLAQMFTKPRHWTVAFPLTATMLCVSSPDNFGAQWLQLVLPLQTKVKDRMTKPLCLQVISRLVWTYLYRTNDTFQSVARKLDDVMKLVLPPSRRSIVASDATITEPLIQIIRIIGFKYPEFCFRTVIFPLINAELFIANKDLRVEQLDPDRIVVGIRAFLSIMSDLEKGEQGRPPFPQIYDSGPTIAERFPASPMLAPPRSSPTSGSSSSSMRESHVSRPVLTHVLTDGVREYYLKFCEILGKITIVCDNTFGGQAALDEKFGSPGPKTPISESFTFSRRDEHQTAADQKQAFYELLHVAVQALPRCLSVDIPFNSLINLLCTGTAHVQYNIAESSANSLKAIARQSHAQQVTMGFARFIFNFDDRYSTMSDGGMLGANHIENTLRLYVELLKIWIEEIRQKSRDAAAGESEGNTSDNRALKLDLSSVWAEVDQAEAHGLFFLCSQSRRVRYFAITVLRLITEFDKALGKDTSEEKDSLRLINILENDSSQVMNFDDEHLSVAERSRLQRGLQNGNGKGALIELCTSEVTYDTTLWFKIFPNLMRIGFEKCPFAVTICRDLICNRVLQMYKPIVFLSEPTRGPFHTGEGIHNNRPIPRSPTAQPESIVEQWKLYLIFACTTLADPGSAPQSVPLDSIQHTRKSSKPASAEKAVTARTLFKYLIPLLSATSASVRDAVVVAMGSINIHIYQTLLEELQGQVSRCNDEARARIHQRANSSPRRNRKMDLLRTEITHVFKLTSHFLKDPIVYQSEYFLSTLTAYAKDLKLFLMDGEVQMDWEFQKLRRYYCGLMESLFEGINRTQDPSRWMTFESRKSAFSLMEDWCGFSPNQNEIRAREDNMRQNLMNQQSLGERGTATAAMEIEKRNLRTAALSAMASLCGGSINITTESGVTLQFDIRRMLSWIEAIFNSGSDKMNVIGRRALKNLVVHNKEYPYLLEHCIARCYLADISKVLESYFLVTVDVLQEHPDYPCPFWKLLALCLFMLGDDQSEVRSKSSTVLRVLEVRQQRNSKIQDFDISVSDKTQAVYKLAQFEISKRLANQYTELAFHVISEFTLYFKDLQPAAQRNVVAIVLPWIQAIELTLDPNGGPTAQSYVLLANLLEITIKSGGALHNEVQALWQALATGPHLGNVSMVLDFIMQLCLERREQNFVEYAKQIVVFLSTSNSAPGNRVVEFLLTQINPKAMVPIEKRELPQPPPDTSSLPYCADLAEALPVGTQQAGFSLGQLSLILLVDLMVSPVQLSPECVPLLLHTVTALWDHYTPLVQEQAREMLVHLIHELVMSRIDDQTDLDRKESIEELIDLVRQHDRSVVWSYEDSNGKVYDHENKVPQSMEYLTNEVVKTFEVAFPGIKEQWGRLSLTWATSCPVRHLACRSFQIFRCVLTSLDQYMLGDMLARLSNTIADEDAEIQAFSMEILTTLKTLIVKLDSEKLITFPQLFWTTCACLESINEREFLEALEMLHEFIGKVDFRAANVRRLIADGQPSKWEGPFEGLQPLLHKGLRSSLCWQPTLDIMDELVKLPGDGLIGDDNRLFFALLANFPRFLDELERGGLSPEAINTAKILLSESDRQGLEGIGLVLDDLISDRFQSSDDFMSQLFVALREFYLPHMEFRMMTFLMGLLTNSLSWVKVQTMRILCVVIPDIDMRNPEIAVHGSDLISPLLRLLQSEFCMGALEVLDNIMTMSGSHMDKQHLRMSMARLTSKAVRKEYERAQSLFGIPELSGWAIPIPARKTEATRANIHAAFYMCQSTEGSSTEATPTADVEFHSEDFPYGYFDSLERSETMLSDEARVEVHPGDLVTKLDSLDDFFDEPPSPHTDDDGRSSLTITEFTPESYETGTELYDEQILPILHEASNNTSFQNGFVERPIVFSRVNASNTMNPGAFTMGSSLAPRAGLHARSITSPSAPVSYYPQDFASDDELVVSGFSDADDDRIDLGSMDDGSSSFSLDSTLRDQRQDVPQPSYLRLTSRSRERQQRDKAPPQPTPKITSKLYLTNMPGEGDPI